A window from Streptomyces sp. NBC_00271 encodes these proteins:
- a CDS encoding penicillin acylase family protein — MRIRPRRFAVLAVALLTASAALPAAAANGQERQHSPSHPSAGGLSAVIRYTEYGIPHILAKNYADLGFGTGWAQAADQVCTLADGFVTLRGERSRFFGADAEPDGSLSSAAENLSSDLYFRGVRATGTVEKLLAEPAPRGPSRDSKDLMLGWAAGYNAWLAQHRITDPACRGASWVRPVTSVDVAARTFALAVLGGQGRAVDGITAAQPPATPAARTAVGIPDAQSAARAARKLFDTADMGSNAVAFSGASTANGRGLLLGNPHYPWQGGRRFWQSQQTIPGELNVAGGTLLGSPTVSIGHNARVAWSHTVATGVTLNLHQLTLDPADPTTYLVDGKPERMTRRTVTVEARGGPPVTRTQWWTRYGPVVTSLGAGLPLPWTSTTAYALNDPNAENLRAPDTALGFGRARGTADVLTTLRRTQGLPWINTIAADSGGHSLFTQSQVLPRITDELAQRCSTALGKALYPSSGIAVLDGSRGDCAPGSDPDAVQPGIFGPANMPVLKDAPYAENSNDSAWLANTDRPLTGYERVFGSIGSPLSTRARGAKTDVAAMAAKGELTVRDLQAQQFANRATSGDLIADDTARACAALPGGTATGSDGKAVDVGEACGVLKAWDHSMKTGSRGALLFDRFWRRLMVAVAPAQLWKVPFSAADPVHTPNTLNTEAPGVATALADAVSELRATGIALDATLGAHQVVVRGDRRIPVPGGTESLGVWNKVEPVWDAAAGGYTEVTTGSSYIQAVGWDGGRCPVARTLLTYSQSSNPNSPHFSDQTRLFSEGKWVTSRFCEKDILSSPGLRVIRVGEHR; from the coding sequence ATGCGCATCCGCCCCAGACGGTTCGCCGTCCTGGCCGTAGCCCTGCTCACCGCCTCGGCCGCGCTGCCCGCGGCCGCCGCGAACGGCCAGGAGCGTCAGCACTCTCCGTCCCACCCGTCCGCCGGCGGTCTGTCCGCCGTGATCCGCTACACCGAGTACGGCATTCCGCACATCCTCGCGAAGAACTACGCGGACCTAGGCTTCGGCACCGGCTGGGCGCAGGCCGCCGACCAGGTGTGCACCCTCGCCGACGGGTTCGTGACCTTACGCGGCGAACGCTCCCGCTTCTTCGGCGCCGACGCGGAGCCGGACGGTTCGCTGTCCTCGGCGGCCGAGAACCTCTCCAGCGACCTCTACTTCCGCGGCGTGCGGGCGACGGGCACCGTGGAGAAACTGCTCGCGGAGCCCGCGCCACGGGGTCCGAGCCGCGATTCCAAGGATCTGATGCTGGGCTGGGCGGCCGGCTACAACGCCTGGCTCGCCCAGCACCGGATCACCGATCCGGCCTGCCGGGGTGCCTCCTGGGTCCGGCCCGTGACCTCGGTGGACGTGGCCGCGCGTACCTTCGCGCTGGCGGTGCTCGGCGGTCAGGGCCGCGCGGTCGACGGCATCACGGCCGCGCAGCCGCCCGCGACACCCGCCGCGCGTACAGCCGTCGGCATACCCGACGCGCAGAGTGCCGCGCGCGCCGCCCGAAAACTCTTCGACACCGCCGACATGGGGTCCAACGCGGTCGCCTTCAGCGGTGCCAGCACGGCGAACGGCCGTGGGCTGCTGTTGGGCAACCCGCACTACCCGTGGCAGGGCGGCCGTCGTTTCTGGCAGTCGCAGCAGACGATCCCCGGCGAGCTGAACGTGGCGGGCGGCACGCTGCTCGGCTCCCCCACGGTCTCCATCGGGCACAACGCACGGGTGGCCTGGAGCCATACCGTCGCCACCGGTGTGACGCTCAACCTCCATCAGCTGACGCTGGATCCGGCCGACCCGACCACGTACCTGGTGGACGGGAAGCCGGAGCGGATGACGAGGCGAACCGTCACCGTCGAGGCGCGGGGCGGCCCGCCCGTCACCCGCACCCAGTGGTGGACCCGCTACGGCCCGGTCGTCACCTCGCTCGGCGCGGGACTCCCGCTGCCCTGGACGTCCACGACGGCGTACGCACTCAACGACCCCAACGCCGAGAACCTGCGCGCCCCCGACACCGCCCTCGGCTTCGGCCGGGCCCGCGGCACGGCCGACGTCCTCACGACACTGAGGCGCACACAGGGGCTGCCCTGGATCAACACGATCGCCGCCGACTCGGGCGGCCACTCGCTGTTCACACAGTCGCAGGTACTCCCGCGTATCACCGACGAGTTGGCCCAGCGCTGCTCGACGGCGCTCGGCAAGGCCCTCTATCCGTCGTCCGGTATCGCGGTCCTCGACGGCTCCCGCGGCGACTGCGCGCCGGGCAGCGACCCCGACGCCGTACAGCCCGGGATCTTCGGCCCGGCGAACATGCCGGTCCTCAAGGATGCGCCGTACGCGGAGAACTCCAACGACAGCGCCTGGCTGGCCAATACGGACCGGCCGCTCACCGGGTACGAACGGGTCTTCGGCTCGATCGGCTCGCCGCTGTCGACCCGTGCGCGCGGCGCGAAGACGGACGTGGCCGCGATGGCCGCAAAGGGGGAGCTGACCGTACGGGATCTACAGGCGCAGCAGTTCGCGAACCGGGCCACCTCGGGTGACCTCATCGCCGACGACACGGCCCGTGCCTGTGCCGCGCTGCCCGGTGGCACGGCGACGGGCAGCGACGGCAAGGCCGTCGACGTGGGCGAGGCGTGCGGTGTGCTGAAGGCGTGGGACCACTCCATGAAGACCGGCAGCCGGGGCGCACTGCTCTTCGACCGGTTCTGGCGGCGACTGATGGTCGCGGTCGCGCCCGCGCAGCTCTGGAAGGTCCCGTTCTCGGCGGCGGACCCCGTGCACACCCCGAACACGCTCAACACCGAAGCGCCCGGCGTGGCCACGGCCCTCGCCGACGCGGTGAGCGAGCTGCGGGCGACGGGCATCGCGCTGGACGCGACGCTCGGCGCGCACCAGGTCGTCGTCCGGGGCGATCGGCGTATCCCCGTGCCGGGCGGCACGGAGTCGCTCGGCGTGTGGAACAAGGTCGAGCCGGTGTGGGACGCGGCGGCCGGCGGCTACACGGAGGTCACCACGGGGTCCTCGTACATCCAGGCCGTCGGGTGGGACGGCGGCCGTTGCCCGGTCGCCCGTACGCTGCTGACCTACTCCCAGTCGTCGAACCCGAACTCGCCGCACTTCAGCGACCAGACACGGCTGTTCTCCGAGGGGAAGTGGGTCACCTCCCGGTTCTGTGAGAAGGACATCCTGTCCTCGCCCGGGCTGCGGGTGATCCGCGTGGGCGAGCACCGCTGA
- a CDS encoding acyl-CoA synthetase encodes MSTSPNGFWAQATADPGRTVLITPDGDEWTAGRLHAAANRLVHGLRAAGLERGDAFAVVLPNGVEFFVAYLAASQAGLYLVPVNHHLVGPEIAWIVSDSGAKVLIAHERFADAARHAADEAKLPAGQRYAVGTVAGFRPYAELLDAQPDSAPADRTLGWVMNYTSGTTGRPRGIRRPLPGKLPEESYLGGFLAIFGIRPYDDNVHLVCSPLYHTAVLQFAGASLHIGHRLVLMDKWTPEEMLRVIDAHACTHTHMVPTQFHRLLALPDEVKARYDVSSMRHAIHGAAPCPDHVKRAMIEWWGHSVEEYYAASEGGGAFATTEDWLKKPGTVGKAWPISELAVFDDDGNRLPPGELGTVYMKMSTGGFAYHKDESKTKKNRIGDFFTVGDLGCLDEDGYLFLRDRKIDMIISGGVNIYPAEIEAALLSHPAVADAAAFGIPHDDWGEEVKAVVEPAPGHEPGPALAADILVHCERLLAGYKRPKSVDFIESMPRDPNGKLYKRRLRDPYWEGRTRAV; translated from the coding sequence ATGAGCACCTCACCCAACGGCTTCTGGGCCCAAGCCACTGCCGACCCCGGGCGGACGGTCCTCATCACCCCGGACGGGGACGAGTGGACCGCGGGCCGGCTGCACGCCGCGGCCAATCGACTCGTCCACGGGCTGCGCGCCGCGGGACTCGAACGCGGCGACGCCTTCGCGGTCGTCCTGCCCAACGGCGTCGAGTTCTTCGTCGCCTACCTCGCCGCCTCCCAGGCGGGCCTCTACCTGGTGCCGGTCAACCACCACCTCGTCGGCCCCGAGATCGCCTGGATCGTCTCCGACTCGGGCGCCAAGGTGCTGATCGCCCACGAACGGTTCGCCGACGCCGCCCGCCACGCCGCCGACGAGGCGAAGCTTCCCGCCGGTCAGCGGTACGCGGTGGGCACGGTGGCGGGCTTCCGGCCGTACGCCGAACTCCTCGACGCGCAGCCCGACTCGGCGCCCGCCGACCGCACCCTCGGCTGGGTCATGAACTACACCTCGGGCACCACGGGCCGCCCCCGCGGCATCAGGCGCCCGCTGCCCGGCAAGCTCCCCGAGGAGTCGTACCTCGGCGGCTTCCTCGCCATCTTCGGCATCAGGCCGTACGACGACAACGTGCACCTGGTCTGCTCTCCGCTCTACCACACCGCCGTCCTCCAGTTCGCGGGCGCCTCCCTGCACATCGGGCACCGCCTGGTGCTGATGGACAAGTGGACGCCCGAGGAGATGCTCCGCGTCATCGACGCCCACGCCTGCACCCACACCCACATGGTCCCGACCCAGTTCCACCGGCTGCTGGCACTCCCCGACGAGGTGAAGGCGCGCTACGACGTCTCCTCGATGCGGCACGCCATCCACGGCGCGGCCCCGTGCCCGGACCATGTGAAACGAGCCATGATCGAGTGGTGGGGCCACAGCGTCGAGGAGTACTACGCGGCCAGTGAGGGCGGCGGCGCCTTCGCGACCACCGAGGACTGGCTGAAGAAGCCCGGCACGGTCGGCAAGGCCTGGCCCATCAGCGAACTCGCGGTCTTCGACGACGACGGCAACCGGCTGCCGCCCGGTGAACTCGGCACCGTCTACATGAAGATGAGCACCGGTGGATTCGCGTATCACAAGGACGAGAGCAAAACGAAGAAGAACCGCATCGGCGACTTCTTCACCGTGGGTGACCTGGGCTGTCTCGACGAGGACGGCTATCTCTTCCTCCGTGACCGCAAGATCGACATGATCATCTCGGGTGGGGTCAACATCTACCCGGCCGAGATCGAGGCCGCGCTGCTCTCCCACCCCGCCGTCGCCGACGCGGCCGCCTTCGGCATCCCGCACGACGACTGGGGCGAGGAGGTCAAGGCCGTCGTCGAGCCCGCCCCGGGCCACGAACCGGGCCCGGCCCTCGCCGCCGACATCCTCGTCCACTGCGAACGCCTGCTCGCCGGGTACAAGCGTCCCAAGAGCGTCGACTTCATCGAGTCGATGCCGCGCGACCCGAACGGGAAGCTGTACAAGCGGCGCCTGCGGGATCCCTACTGGGAGGGCCGTACGCGAGCGGTGTGA
- a CDS encoding NAD(P)H-dependent flavin oxidoreductase, whose product MQTELSKKLGVEHAIFGFTPFPAVAAAISRAGGFGVLGAVRYTAPDDLKRDLDWIEANVDGKPYGLDVVMPAKKVEGVTEADVEAMIPEGHRQYVKDTLAKYGVPELAEGEASGWRITGWMEQVARTQLDVAFDYPIKLLANALGSPPADVVERAHERGVLVAALAGSARHARKHAEAGIDVVVAQGYEAGGHTGEIASMVLTPEVVDAVDPLPVLAAGGIGSGQQVAAALSLGAQGVWLGSLWLTVTEADMHAPAVTRKLLAAGSGDTVRSRALTGKPARQLRTEWTDAWDDPNGPGTLPMPLQGLLVAEAVSRIQKYEVEPLLGTPVGQIVGRMNSERSVQAVFDDLTSGFERAVERVNRIAGRGEQS is encoded by the coding sequence ATGCAGACGGAGCTGAGCAAGAAACTGGGAGTCGAGCACGCCATTTTCGGCTTCACGCCGTTTCCCGCCGTCGCCGCGGCCATCAGTCGCGCGGGCGGATTCGGTGTGCTCGGCGCGGTCCGCTACACCGCACCCGACGACCTCAAACGCGACCTCGACTGGATCGAGGCGAACGTCGACGGCAAACCGTACGGCCTGGACGTCGTCATGCCCGCGAAGAAGGTCGAGGGGGTGACGGAGGCCGACGTCGAGGCGATGATCCCGGAGGGACACCGGCAGTACGTCAAGGACACCCTCGCCAAGTACGGCGTGCCCGAACTCGCCGAGGGCGAGGCGTCCGGCTGGCGCATCACCGGCTGGATGGAACAGGTCGCCCGCACCCAGCTCGACGTCGCCTTCGACTACCCGATCAAACTGCTCGCCAACGCGCTGGGCTCGCCACCCGCCGACGTCGTCGAACGCGCCCACGAGCGCGGAGTGCTCGTCGCGGCCCTCGCGGGCAGCGCCCGGCACGCGCGCAAACACGCCGAGGCGGGCATCGACGTCGTCGTCGCACAGGGCTACGAGGCGGGCGGCCACACCGGCGAGATCGCCTCGATGGTGCTCACCCCCGAAGTCGTCGACGCCGTCGATCCGTTGCCCGTACTGGCGGCGGGCGGCATCGGCAGCGGACAGCAGGTGGCCGCCGCCCTCAGCCTCGGCGCCCAGGGGGTGTGGCTCGGCTCCCTGTGGCTGACCGTCACGGAAGCGGACATGCACGCGCCCGCCGTGACCCGCAAGCTGCTCGCCGCCGGGTCCGGCGACACCGTCCGCTCGCGCGCGCTGACCGGCAAGCCCGCCCGCCAGCTACGCACCGAGTGGACCGACGCCTGGGACGACCCGAACGGCCCCGGCACGCTCCCCATGCCGCTCCAGGGGCTGCTGGTGGCCGAGGCGGTCTCCCGGATCCAGAAGTACGAGGTGGAACCGCTGCTCGGGACGCCGGTGGGGCAGATCGTCGGCCGGATGAACAGCGAGCGCAGTGTCCAGGCCGTCTTCGACGACCTGACGAGCGGCTTCGAGCGGGCCGTCGAGCGCGTCAACCGGATCGCGGGAAGGGGCGAACAGTCATGA
- a CDS encoding phytoene desaturase family protein: MPAHEGYDVVIVGGGHNGLVAAAYLARAGRSVLVLERLGSTGGAAVSTRPFAGVDARLSRYSYLVSLLPRKIVRDLSLDFRVRGRTVSSYTPVERDGRPTGLLVGGGERRTREAFARLTGSDREYEAWQRFYGMTGQVAQQVFPTLTEPLPTREELRARIDDEEAWRVLFEEPVGVAVEENFADDLVRGVVLTDALIGTFADAHDPSLRQNRCFLYHVIGGGTGAWDVPVGGMGALTDAIAAAARAAGAVIATGHEAVRIETDGRAAEVTYRTADGEGVAAARHVLVNASPQELAHLTGDEPPTPAEGAQLKVNMLLKRLPRLRDTSVDPREAFSGTFHVAEGYEQLATAHAQAASGELPTAPPSEIYCHSLTDPSILGQDLVEQGYQTLTLFGLHTPARLFERDNDAVRAELLKSTLAQLEAHLAEPLADCLATDTDGRPCIEAKTPLDLERDLRLPGGNIFHRDLAFPYAQEGTGRWGVETRHANVLLCGAGAVRGGGVSGVPGHNAAMAVLEDRS, encoded by the coding sequence ATGCCTGCACACGAGGGATACGACGTCGTGATCGTCGGCGGGGGCCACAACGGACTCGTTGCCGCCGCCTACCTGGCCCGGGCCGGCCGGTCCGTGCTGGTGCTCGAGCGCCTGGGGAGCACCGGCGGCGCCGCCGTGTCCACCCGGCCGTTCGCCGGGGTCGACGCCCGGCTGTCGCGCTACTCCTACCTGGTCAGCCTGCTGCCCCGGAAGATCGTGCGGGATCTGAGCCTCGACTTCCGCGTGCGTGGCCGCACCGTGTCCTCGTACACGCCCGTCGAACGCGACGGACGGCCCACCGGCCTGCTCGTCGGCGGTGGCGAGCGCCGCACCCGCGAGGCCTTCGCGCGTCTGACCGGCTCGGACCGTGAGTACGAGGCCTGGCAGCGCTTCTACGGCATGACCGGCCAGGTCGCCCAGCAGGTCTTCCCGACGCTCACCGAACCGCTCCCCACCCGCGAGGAACTCCGCGCCCGCATCGACGACGAGGAGGCCTGGCGGGTCCTGTTCGAGGAGCCGGTCGGTGTCGCCGTGGAGGAGAACTTCGCCGACGACCTCGTGCGCGGTGTCGTCCTCACCGACGCGCTCATCGGGACCTTCGCGGACGCCCACGACCCGTCCCTGCGCCAGAACCGCTGCTTCCTGTACCACGTGATCGGCGGCGGCACCGGCGCCTGGGACGTGCCGGTCGGCGGCATGGGTGCCCTCACCGACGCGATCGCCGCGGCGGCGCGCGCCGCGGGCGCCGTGATCGCCACCGGCCACGAGGCGGTGCGCATCGAGACCGACGGGCGGGCCGCCGAGGTCACCTACCGCACCGCGGACGGCGAGGGCGTCGCCGCGGCCCGGCACGTCCTCGTGAACGCCTCGCCGCAGGAACTCGCGCACCTCACCGGCGACGAACCGCCCACCCCCGCCGAAGGAGCCCAGCTGAAGGTCAACATGCTGCTCAAGCGGCTGCCGAGGCTGCGCGACACCTCCGTCGACCCGCGCGAGGCGTTCTCCGGCACCTTCCACGTCGCCGAGGGCTACGAGCAGTTGGCGACCGCCCACGCGCAGGCCGCGTCCGGCGAGCTGCCCACCGCGCCGCCCTCCGAGATCTACTGCCACTCCCTCACCGACCCGAGCATCCTCGGCCAGGACCTGGTCGAGCAGGGCTATCAGACCCTCACCCTCTTCGGCCTCCACACACCCGCCCGGCTGTTCGAGCGGGACAATGACGCCGTACGGGCGGAGCTGCTGAAGTCGACGCTGGCGCAGCTGGAGGCGCACCTCGCCGAACCGCTCGCCGACTGCCTGGCCACCGACACGGACGGCCGCCCCTGCATCGAGGCGAAGACCCCGCTCGACCTGGAGCGCGACCTGCGGCTGCCCGGCGGCAACATCTTCCACCGTGACCTCGCCTTCCCGTACGCCCAGGAGGGCACGGGCCGCTGGGGCGTCGAGACCCGGCACGCGAACGTCCTGCTGTGCGGGGCGGGCGCGGTGCGCGGCGGTGGCGTGAGCGGGGTGCCCGGGCACAACGCGGCCATGGCGGTACTGGAGGACAGGTCCTAG
- a CDS encoding serine/threonine-protein kinase encodes MAETRLIQSRYRLLDLIGRGGMGEVWRARDESLGRQVAVKCLKPLGPHHDQSFTRVLRERFRREARVAAALQHRGVTVVHDFGESEGVLYLVMELLEGRNLSQLLEDNKQHPLPVADVVDIADQVSGALAYTHQQGIVHRDLKPANIMRLADGTVKICDFGIARLGHDIGFTARLTGTGIAMGTPHYMSPEQISGAHVDQRSDLYSFGCVLYEIATGAPPFDLDDAWAILVGHRDTPPEPPRHHRAELPEYFERIILDLLAKEPERRPQDARELGRRIGTGRTTPVYVPTVVSPAIGRPADERRMLEPSTRAPAPSSSREPRLPSWTRGMTTGHKATGAGLGGAPPDAAAGLTGAWTARSAASVPEVPERVERPTPAPELLTTLTGRHNAGLSLGRLGRWTEAGEVHRAVAAEREHVLGPDHPDTLASRYEVGFTLSRTGRAAEALHEYARVARGRERALGPDHPDTLAARQEMAYVLGQLGRHFEAHQAYIAVLAARERAMGPDHPDTLRCRHNLAFNLSRLGRLEDSYRMASEVAAARTRVLGANHPDTLVSRYEVAYTLGQLGHWPEALGTYREVAEARAEALGPDHPDTLSARYEVGISLGRLGRSAQALELYRDLIDDRTRVHGPAHPETLRARHGLGVNLGRMGRWEEALAESRDVWALRERVLGPDHPDTLVSRREVAVGLGWLGRWSDALTEYRGVATARERVLGADHPDALASRNDEAHCLEQLGRGQEAVELYRRVAALRQQRAARGD; translated from the coding sequence ATGGCGGAGACCAGGCTGATCCAGAGCCGGTACCGACTGCTCGATCTGATCGGGCGGGGAGGCATGGGTGAGGTGTGGCGCGCCCGCGACGAGTCGCTGGGGCGGCAGGTGGCCGTGAAGTGCCTCAAACCGCTCGGCCCGCACCACGATCAGTCGTTCACCCGTGTGCTGCGGGAGAGATTCCGGCGCGAGGCCCGGGTGGCCGCCGCGCTGCAACACCGCGGGGTGACCGTGGTGCACGACTTCGGAGAGTCGGAGGGCGTGCTGTACCTGGTCATGGAGCTGCTGGAGGGCCGCAACCTCAGCCAGCTCCTGGAGGACAACAAGCAGCATCCGCTCCCCGTCGCCGATGTCGTCGACATCGCCGACCAGGTGTCCGGCGCCCTCGCCTACACCCACCAACAGGGCATCGTGCACCGCGACCTGAAGCCCGCCAACATCATGCGGCTGGCCGACGGCACGGTGAAGATCTGCGACTTCGGCATCGCGCGCCTCGGCCACGACATCGGCTTCACGGCCCGGCTGACCGGCACCGGCATCGCGATGGGCACCCCGCACTACATGTCGCCGGAGCAGATCAGCGGTGCCCACGTCGACCAGCGCAGTGATCTCTACTCCTTCGGATGTGTGCTCTACGAAATCGCCACCGGGGCACCGCCGTTCGACCTGGACGACGCGTGGGCGATCCTCGTCGGCCACCGTGACACGCCTCCCGAGCCGCCGCGCCACCACCGCGCCGAGCTCCCCGAGTACTTCGAGCGGATCATCCTGGATCTGCTGGCCAAGGAGCCCGAGCGGCGCCCGCAGGACGCGCGCGAGCTCGGCCGACGGATCGGCACGGGGCGTACGACTCCGGTGTACGTGCCGACGGTCGTGTCCCCCGCCATCGGCCGTCCCGCCGACGAGCGGCGCATGTTGGAGCCGTCGACGAGGGCTCCCGCGCCCTCTTCCTCGCGTGAACCCCGGCTGCCCTCCTGGACCCGGGGCATGACCACCGGCCACAAGGCGACCGGTGCCGGACTGGGCGGCGCCCCGCCGGACGCGGCGGCGGGCCTGACCGGCGCATGGACGGCACGCTCGGCCGCGTCCGTACCGGAGGTGCCGGAGCGCGTCGAACGCCCGACTCCCGCACCGGAGTTGCTCACCACCCTGACGGGCCGGCACAACGCCGGACTGAGCCTCGGGCGGCTCGGCCGGTGGACCGAGGCCGGCGAGGTGCACCGCGCGGTCGCCGCTGAACGCGAGCACGTCCTTGGCCCCGACCACCCCGACACCCTCGCCAGCCGCTACGAGGTCGGCTTCACCCTCAGCCGCACCGGACGCGCCGCCGAAGCGTTGCACGAGTACGCGCGGGTCGCCCGGGGCAGGGAGCGGGCGCTCGGCCCCGACCATCCCGACACCCTGGCAGCGCGCCAGGAAATGGCCTACGTGCTGGGCCAGTTGGGCCGTCATTTCGAGGCGCACCAGGCGTACATCGCGGTGCTCGCCGCCCGGGAGCGTGCCATGGGCCCCGACCATCCCGACACCCTGCGCTGCCGCCACAACCTGGCCTTCAACCTGAGCAGGCTGGGCCGCCTGGAGGACTCGTACCGGATGGCGAGCGAGGTCGCCGCCGCGCGGACCCGGGTGCTCGGCGCGAACCACCCCGACACACTCGTGTCACGGTACGAAGTCGCGTACACGCTGGGCCAGTTGGGCCACTGGCCGGAGGCGTTGGGGACCTACAGGGAGGTGGCCGAGGCACGGGCCGAGGCCCTTGGCCCCGACCACCCGGACACCCTCTCCGCCCGCTACGAGGTCGGCATCAGCCTCGGCCGGCTCGGCCGCAGCGCGCAGGCCCTGGAGCTGTACCGGGACCTGATCGACGATCGCACCCGGGTGCACGGCCCCGCCCACCCCGAGACCCTGCGCGCCCGGCACGGCCTCGGCGTCAACCTGGGCCGGATGGGGCGCTGGGAGGAGGCGCTCGCCGAGTCCCGTGACGTGTGGGCCCTCCGCGAGCGCGTGCTCGGCCCCGACCACCCGGACACCCTCGTCAGCCGCCGCGAGGTCGCGGTCGGCCTCGGCTGGCTGGGCCGCTGGTCCGACGCCCTCACCGAGTACCGGGGCGTCGCCACCGCCCGCGAGCGCGTCCTCGGCGCCGACCACCCCGACGCCCTGGCCAGCCGCAACGACGAGGCACACTGCCTGGAACAACTGGGCCGGGGCCAGGAGGCGGTGGAGCTGTACCGCAGAGTGGCCGCGTTGCGCCAGCAGCGGGCGGCACGGGGAGACTGA
- a CDS encoding oxygenase MpaB family protein: MHGDPMMWVAGIRALYLQALHPRAVRGVLQNSDFRRDAWGRLMRTANFVGTATYGTTEAAEQAGARVRKIHTLLKATDPDTGERYRIDEPELLLWVHCAEIDSYLHVLRRSGFPMTDAHADRYIDEHRISARLVGLDPTDVPANRAELAAYFEKVLPELAAGPEARDVDDFLSRPPTHPLLVPARALLWRRVARLAYAALPPYAHELYGRPAPAPSTVTRRLRVTGTLLRCVPARLRWRLPPKHILRAMARLGPGSRPAPYKVGR; encoded by the coding sequence ATGCACGGTGATCCCATGATGTGGGTCGCCGGGATCCGCGCGCTCTACCTCCAGGCCCTGCACCCCCGCGCGGTCCGGGGCGTCCTGCAGAATTCCGACTTCCGGCGCGACGCCTGGGGTCGGCTGATGCGCACCGCGAACTTCGTCGGCACGGCGACGTACGGCACCACCGAGGCCGCCGAGCAGGCCGGCGCCCGGGTCCGGAAGATCCACACCCTGCTCAAGGCCACCGACCCGGACACGGGGGAGCGGTACCGGATCGACGAGCCGGAGCTGCTGCTGTGGGTGCACTGCGCCGAGATCGACTCCTATCTGCACGTCCTGCGCCGCTCGGGCTTCCCGATGACGGACGCGCACGCCGACCGGTACATCGACGAACACCGGATCAGCGCACGCCTGGTCGGCCTCGACCCCACCGACGTACCGGCGAATCGGGCGGAACTGGCCGCCTACTTCGAGAAGGTGCTGCCGGAGCTCGCCGCCGGGCCCGAGGCGCGGGACGTGGACGACTTCCTGTCGCGCCCGCCGACCCACCCGCTGCTCGTCCCGGCGCGCGCCCTGCTGTGGCGGCGCGTGGCGCGGCTGGCGTACGCCGCTCTGCCGCCGTACGCCCACGAGCTGTACGGCAGACCCGCGCCGGCCCCCTCGACGGTGACCCGGCGCCTGCGTGTCACGGGCACCTTGCTGCGCTGCGTTCCCGCACGTCTTCGCTGGCGACTCCCGCCCAAACACATTCTGCGGGCCATGGCGCGGCTCGGCCCCGGCTCCCGACCGGCGCCGTACAAAGTCGGCAGATAA
- a CDS encoding amidohydrolase family protein, which yields MRIDTHAHVYPSDYLDFLADSGVTTTGGQRGLGADDTDKELEARFSLMDRAGVDRQVISASPLTGALPDPDRAAAAARLINDRYVALVDRHPDRFLAFVVLPLPHVDAALAELDRVLDAPGVVGVALTTSAAGRALTDPAFAPVWQELDRRGTVMYLHPAGDGVASPQIIDHHLTWMVGAPVEDTVVAAQLITRGFVTRYPHVRILNSHFGGALPMLLERWDNLAHFEAPEAPLPPSQAARRMWYDTVAHSSQTALRAAVQAVGADRLVLGSDFPYQGGEHYLDTVAYIERAGLDAEDTQGILAGNAEALLGLA from the coding sequence ATGCGCATCGACACGCACGCGCACGTCTACCCCAGCGACTACCTGGACTTCCTGGCCGACTCGGGCGTCACCACCACCGGCGGCCAGCGTGGGCTCGGGGCCGACGACACCGACAAGGAACTCGAGGCCCGCTTCTCCCTGATGGACCGGGCCGGTGTGGACCGGCAGGTGATCTCCGCCTCGCCGCTGACGGGCGCCCTGCCGGATCCGGATCGGGCCGCTGCCGCCGCGCGCCTGATCAACGACCGGTACGTCGCCCTGGTGGACCGCCACCCCGACCGCTTCCTGGCCTTCGTCGTGCTTCCTCTGCCGCACGTCGACGCGGCCCTGGCGGAACTCGACCGCGTCCTCGACGCGCCGGGGGTGGTGGGCGTGGCCCTGACCACCTCGGCCGCGGGCCGGGCGCTGACCGACCCGGCCTTCGCGCCGGTGTGGCAGGAACTCGACCGCCGCGGCACCGTGATGTACCTCCACCCCGCCGGCGACGGGGTCGCCTCCCCGCAGATCATTGACCACCACCTCACCTGGATGGTCGGCGCGCCCGTGGAGGACACCGTCGTAGCGGCCCAGCTCATCACCCGTGGCTTCGTGACGCGCTACCCCCATGTGCGCATCCTCAACTCCCATTTCGGAGGGGCGTTGCCCATGCTGCTGGAGCGGTGGGACAACCTTGCCCACTTCGAGGCACCTGAGGCCCCCCTCCCGCCGAGCCAGGCGGCGCGCCGAATGTGGTACGACACCGTTGCCCACAGTTCCCAGACGGCGCTGCGGGCCGCGGTCCAGGCCGTTGGCGCGGACCGACTCGTCCTCGGCAGCGACTTCCCGTACCAGGGCGGCGAGCACTACCTCGACACTGTCGCCTACATCGAACGGGCAGGTCTCGACGCAGAGGACACCCAGGGCATCCTGGCCGGCAACGCCGAAGCGCTTCTGGGACTGGCCTGA